The window GGTCGGCAACGTTCCGGACGGCACGGCGGTGGTTGGCGGTCCGCTCGTCGCGCCGGACTCGCGGGAACCTGGCGAGGGCTTGCTGTGCGGCTTCCAGCTTCGCGGCGGCCTTGCGCCCGTGACGCGGGTTGGGAACGAACTCGCCGTTGGAATCGGCGAGGAAGGTGGCTATGCCCATGTCGACGCCGGCCACGCTGCCCGTCCTGGGCAGCGGCTCGGGCTGTGCCTGCCCGGCAGTGAGCACTACGTACCAGCGCTTGCCCTCGCGCTTGACGGACACGGTCTTGACCCTGCCGACCACCGGCCGGTGCGACGGCTCTTGTGAGCCCTCGCCGTATTTCAGGGGGATTCCCGCGCTGCTCTGCCAGCGGCAGAACACCGGCCGGATCGGGCTCGACGATCACTACAGTCCAGTCTCATGACGACGATTACTACGCGTACGGTCGAGTACCCGGCCGACGGTCTGACGATGATCGGGCACCTCGCGCTCCCGGCCGGTGTCGACCTCCGGCCCGCAGTGCTGCTCGGGCCAGAGGGCATGGGGCTCAGCGACGTCGAGCGCCGCCGGGCCGATGCTCTCGCCGAACTGGGATATATAGCGCTGGCCTTCGACCTTCACGGCGGGCGCTATTTGGGCGCCCCCGAGGAGATGCTGGCCCGTTGCCTGCCGCTGCTCGCTGATCCCGACCGGATGCGGGGGATCGGCCATGCGGCGCTCGACGTGCTGCGCATCGAACCGCGGACCGACCCCGACCGGATCGCCGCCGTCGGCTACGGCACCGGGGGCGCCATCGCGCTGGAACTCGGGCGCGACGGCGTCAACCTGCGCGCGATCGGGACAGTCAATGCAACTACCACGGGTCGGCCGGGCGAGGCGGCGCGCATCCGCTGCCCGGTGTGGGCCGGGGTCGGGTCGGAAGACCCGATCATGCCGCCCGCGCAACGGAACGCGTTCACCGCCGAGAT of the Streptomyces aurantiacus genome contains:
- a CDS encoding dienelactone hydrolase family protein; this translates as MTTITTRTVEYPADGLTMIGHLALPAGVDLRPAVLLGPEGMGLSDVERRRADALAELGYIALAFDLHGGRYLGAPEEMLARCLPLLADPDRMRGIGHAALDVLRIEPRTDPDRIAAVGYGTGGAIALELGRDGVNLRAIGTVNATTTGRPGEAARIRCPVWAGVGSEDPIMPPAQRNAFTAEMQAAGVDWRLAVYGGALHAFHHPPVDHPTVPGVGYHPQHAQRAWRDVVDLLAECLPVTEALRT